The following coding sequences lie in one Lysobacter capsici genomic window:
- the ubiE gene encoding bifunctional demethylmenaquinone methyltransferase/2-methoxy-6-polyprenyl-1,4-benzoquinol methylase UbiE: protein MSESVPKPDTTHFGFRDVPREQKRKLVGEVFSSVASNYDLMNDLMSLGIHRVWKRYFTATAQVRRGDRVLDLAGGTGDIAALLRDRVGDRGVIVLGDINQDMLRVGRDRMTDRGRVSGFEYVQLNAESLPFPDASFDLVTIAFGLRNVTDKDAALREMLRVLKVGGQARVLEFSEVKAEWFKPIYDFHSFNVLPRLGKLFANDSESYRYLSESIRKHPPQDELKQMMVDAGFARVDYKNLSAGICAIHTGYKA, encoded by the coding sequence ATGAGCGAATCCGTCCCCAAACCCGACACCACCCACTTCGGCTTCCGCGACGTTCCGCGCGAGCAAAAGCGCAAGCTGGTCGGCGAAGTGTTTTCCTCGGTCGCCAGCAACTACGACCTGATGAACGACCTGATGAGCCTGGGCATCCATCGGGTCTGGAAGCGCTATTTCACCGCCACCGCGCAGGTTCGCCGCGGCGACCGCGTGCTCGATCTGGCCGGCGGCACCGGCGACATCGCCGCGCTGCTGCGCGACCGGGTCGGCGACCGCGGCGTGATCGTGCTGGGCGACATCAACCAGGACATGCTGCGGGTCGGCCGCGACCGCATGACCGATCGCGGTCGCGTGTCGGGCTTCGAATACGTGCAGCTCAATGCCGAGTCGCTGCCGTTCCCGGATGCGAGCTTCGACCTGGTCACCATCGCCTTCGGCCTGCGCAACGTCACCGACAAGGACGCTGCGCTGCGCGAGATGCTGCGCGTGCTCAAGGTCGGCGGCCAGGCGCGCGTGCTCGAATTTTCCGAAGTGAAGGCCGAGTGGTTCAAGCCGATCTACGACTTCCACTCGTTCAACGTGCTGCCGCGCCTGGGCAAGCTGTTCGCCAACGACAGCGAGAGTTACCGCTATCTGTCCGAGAGCATCCGCAAGCACCCGCCGCAGGACGAGCTCAAGCAGATGATGGTCGATGCGGGTTTTGCGCGCGTGGATTACAAGAATCTGAGCGCAGGCATTTGCGCGATTCATACCGGCTACAAGGCGTAA
- a CDS encoding GNAT family N-acetyltransferase, with protein MPAMTANLTWQSKPYAELSLDELYELLRLRAEVFVIEQNCVYLNPDGKDRHPQALHLFGRDADGTLAAYLRILPPGLSFPQVSFGRVLTAASHRGRGVGGPMLEAALREIERVWPGADIQIGAQAHLLGYYGRYGFEPSSQPYDEDGIPHVDLLRRGRGVAPVQPE; from the coding sequence ATGCCCGCCATGACCGCGAACCTGACCTGGCAGAGCAAGCCCTACGCCGAACTGAGCCTGGACGAGCTGTACGAGCTGCTGCGCCTGCGCGCGGAAGTGTTCGTGATCGAACAGAACTGCGTCTACCTCAACCCCGACGGCAAGGACCGCCATCCGCAGGCCCTGCATCTGTTCGGCCGCGATGCCGACGGCACCCTCGCCGCCTACCTGCGCATCCTGCCGCCGGGGCTGAGTTTTCCCCAGGTCAGTTTCGGCCGCGTGCTGACCGCCGCCAGCCACCGCGGACGCGGTGTCGGCGGGCCGATGCTGGAAGCGGCGCTGCGCGAGATCGAGCGGGTCTGGCCGGGCGCGGATATCCAGATCGGCGCGCAGGCGCATCTGCTGGGGTATTACGGGCGTTATGGATTTGAACCGTCGTCGCAGCCGTATGACGAAGACGGCATTCCACACGTGGACTTGTTGCGACGCGGGCGAGGTGTGGCGCCGGTTCAACCGGAATGA
- a CDS encoding YkgB family protein, translating to MHRSMETASLTRWWNVSARLLGLLTLWFGLMRFFPFEAAALGKALNAIGAAAWTSRAEWISASLGAIQCAIGASLLLAPAGAWRKGAAMAAMAWWGAGLLLLLTPAAWVHEPPYAGFPVIGSGQTVLKHLGIAGLALGVFADQRGCATGQRRALYALWVGQLLVLVWIGLMKFTAIEARGVAGLMRPSALFNWLYPLLGEQGASNFIGVVELMTAALIALWPWRPRVARWGLWAAIVTYVLTNTFVFTTPGWQPDYGFPFVGGTGQFLLKDVLLLMGAVVLLRALSQPRSPSPSSASVPRPGG from the coding sequence ATGCATCGCTCGATGGAAACCGCGTCGCTGACGCGGTGGTGGAACGTCTCGGCCCGTTTGCTGGGGCTGTTGACGCTGTGGTTCGGCCTGATGCGGTTTTTCCCGTTCGAAGCCGCGGCGCTGGGCAAGGCGTTGAACGCGATCGGCGCGGCGGCGTGGACGAGCCGCGCGGAATGGATCAGCGCGAGCCTCGGCGCGATCCAGTGCGCGATCGGTGCGTCGTTGCTGCTCGCGCCGGCCGGAGCCTGGCGCAAGGGCGCGGCGATGGCGGCGATGGCGTGGTGGGGCGCCGGCCTGTTGTTGCTGCTTACGCCGGCCGCGTGGGTCCATGAGCCGCCGTACGCCGGCTTTCCGGTGATCGGCAGCGGCCAGACCGTGCTCAAGCACCTGGGCATCGCCGGTCTGGCGCTGGGTGTGTTCGCTGATCAACGCGGTTGCGCGACCGGTCAGCGTCGCGCGCTGTATGCATTGTGGGTCGGGCAACTGCTGGTGCTGGTATGGATCGGGCTGATGAAGTTCACCGCGATCGAAGCGCGGGGCGTGGCCGGATTGATGCGGCCCAGTGCGCTGTTCAACTGGTTGTATCCGCTGTTGGGCGAGCAGGGCGCTTCGAATTTCATCGGCGTGGTCGAGTTGATGACCGCGGCCTTGATCGCGCTGTGGCCGTGGCGGCCGCGGGTCGCGCGCTGGGGTCTGTGGGCGGCGATCGTCACTTATGTGCTGACCAATACGTTCGTGTTCACCACGCCGGGCTGGCAGCCGGATTACGGCTTTCCGTTCGTGGGCGGGACCGGGCAGTTCCTGCTCAAGGATGTGTTGTTGCTGATGGGCGCGGTGGTGTTGCTGCGGGCGTTGTCGCAGCCGCGGTCGCCTTCGCCGTCATCTGCATCGGTGCCGCGGCCGGGCGGATAA
- a CDS encoding nucleoside deaminase yields MIATPDYRALLATAVAEARQGLAEGGIPIGAALFHDDGRLLGCGHNRRIQENDPSVHGETDAFRKAGRQRRYRDTIMVTTLAPCWYCSGLVRQFNIGTVVVGESVNFSGGVDWLREAGVKVIDLADQECIEMLGGYIAANPDVWNEDIGED; encoded by the coding sequence ATGATCGCCACCCCCGACTACCGCGCCCTGCTCGCCACTGCCGTCGCCGAAGCCCGCCAGGGCCTGGCCGAGGGCGGCATTCCGATCGGCGCGGCGCTGTTCCACGACGACGGCCGCCTGCTCGGCTGCGGCCATAACCGCCGCATCCAGGAGAACGATCCGTCGGTCCACGGCGAAACCGATGCCTTCCGCAAGGCTGGCCGCCAGCGCCGTTACCGCGACACGATCATGGTCACCACGCTCGCGCCGTGCTGGTACTGCAGCGGCCTGGTGCGCCAGTTCAACATCGGCACGGTGGTGGTCGGCGAATCGGTCAACTTCAGCGGCGGCGTGGACTGGCTGCGCGAGGCCGGGGTCAAGGTGATCGACCTGGCCGACCAGGAATGCATCGAGATGCTCGGCGGCTACATCGCGGCCAATCCGGATGTGTGGAATGAGGATATCGGCGAGGATTGA
- a CDS encoding GNAT family N-acetyltransferase, with translation MPSDSAVLIRPYVLDDWPRLCEIHDRARLDELKLSANPAAFRSLARTAHSEGLFEGRLDVGLLDGVVQGFVAYQRHTLNWLYVHPEAYRRGVGRSLLRHALADCGPVVGTQALDGNEPALRLYRSEGFVEIERRNGRLAGSDEYPAVGVILRRWR, from the coding sequence GTGCCCTCAGACTCCGCGGTGCTGATCCGGCCCTACGTGCTGGACGACTGGCCGCGCCTGTGCGAAATCCACGACCGCGCGCGCCTGGACGAATTGAAACTCAGCGCCAATCCGGCCGCGTTCCGCAGCCTGGCGCGCACCGCGCACAGCGAAGGTTTGTTCGAGGGCCGGCTCGATGTCGGCCTGCTCGACGGCGTCGTGCAAGGTTTCGTCGCGTATCAGCGGCATACGCTGAACTGGTTGTACGTCCACCCCGAGGCCTATCGCCGCGGGGTCGGACGCAGCCTGCTGCGGCACGCGCTGGCCGATTGCGGGCCGGTGGTCGGCACCCAGGCGCTGGACGGCAACGAACCGGCGCTGCGGCTGTATCGCTCCGAGGGTTTCGTCGAAATCGAACGCCGCAACGGCCGCCTCGCCGGCAGCGACGAGTATCCCGCGGTCGGCGTGATCCTGCGGCGCTGGCGCTGA
- a CDS encoding DUF2269 family protein — MLYLWVKWIHILSSTLLFGTGLGIAFFFWIAHKRGDAKVIAETARTVVIADACFTAPAVIVQFATGVWLMLHLGMPPSVFWLKTALVLFFVVGACWLPVLWLQARAKRLASEAAAAGEALSPAYYRTMRWWFWLGWPAFLSVMAIFWLMVLKPV, encoded by the coding sequence ATGCTCTATCTGTGGGTGAAGTGGATACACATCCTGTCGTCGACCTTGCTGTTCGGCACTGGCCTGGGCATCGCGTTCTTCTTCTGGATCGCGCACAAGCGCGGCGATGCGAAGGTGATCGCCGAGACCGCGCGCACGGTGGTGATCGCCGACGCCTGTTTCACCGCGCCGGCGGTGATCGTGCAGTTCGCCACCGGCGTGTGGCTGATGCTGCACTTAGGGATGCCGCCGTCGGTGTTCTGGCTGAAGACCGCGCTGGTGCTGTTCTTCGTGGTCGGCGCGTGCTGGTTGCCGGTGCTGTGGCTGCAGGCGCGCGCGAAGCGGTTGGCGAGCGAAGCCGCGGCCGCGGGCGAAGCGTTGTCGCCGGCGTATTACCGCACGATGCGCTGGTGGTTCTGGCTCGGCTGGCCGGCGTTCCTCAGCGTGATGGCGATCTTCTGGCTGATGGTGCTCAAGCCGGTCTGA
- a CDS encoding SDR family oxidoreductase produces MDDTAPVPRTDTARTALVIGANGFLAGYLIAALHRHGWRVLRGVRDSGRAPREDERIADLARMTTPDAWRDSLRGVDAVVNVAGILRETGAQTFQAIHVDGPLALAQACVEFGVARFVQISALGQAEDGGFLASKHRFDEALLALPLSAVALRPSIVYAASGSYGGTSLLRALAAFPGWQLLPGDGHWPLQPVAAEDLGEIAARAAAGTQCGIYEIGGPRTMSLREYQTHWRRWLRIDGTRAIDFPQSLVSLQVAISERLGRGPVGQTMWRMLRRGNITAADAPARVQADFGHAARDLPQVLAATPSQVQDRWQAQLYFLAPTLRLAIVALWLISALAGWLTPAATIEAMTAGSPMQALQPVLLARATAALDAVLAAGLLIGWRPRWMLGLMGISVLAYTVVFGALLPMQWLDPLGGLAKNLVVLPALAVAWVLADRR; encoded by the coding sequence ATGGACGACACCGCACCCGTGCCACGGACCGACACCGCGCGCACCGCCTTGGTCATCGGCGCCAATGGGTTTCTCGCCGGCTATCTGATCGCCGCCTTGCATCGCCACGGTTGGCGCGTGCTGCGCGGCGTGCGCGACAGCGGCCGCGCCCCGCGCGAGGACGAACGCATCGCCGACCTCGCCCGCATGACCACGCCCGACGCCTGGCGCGACAGCCTGCGCGGCGTCGATGCGGTGGTCAACGTCGCCGGCATCCTGCGCGAGACCGGCGCGCAGACGTTCCAGGCCATCCACGTCGATGGCCCGCTCGCGCTGGCGCAGGCCTGCGTCGAGTTCGGCGTCGCGCGCTTCGTGCAGATCTCCGCGCTCGGACAGGCCGAGGACGGCGGCTTTCTCGCCTCCAAGCACCGTTTCGATGAAGCCCTGCTCGCGCTGCCGCTGAGCGCGGTGGCGCTGCGGCCGTCGATCGTCTACGCCGCTTCGGGTTCCTACGGCGGCACCTCGCTGCTGCGCGCGCTGGCTGCGTTTCCGGGCTGGCAGTTGCTGCCCGGCGACGGCCATTGGCCGCTGCAGCCGGTCGCGGCCGAAGACCTCGGCGAGATCGCCGCGCGCGCGGCGGCCGGCACGCAGTGCGGCATCTACGAAATCGGCGGTCCGCGCACGATGTCCCTGCGCGAGTACCAAACCCATTGGCGGCGCTGGCTGCGCATCGACGGCACCCGTGCGATCGATTTCCCACAATCGCTGGTGTCGCTGCAGGTCGCGATCAGCGAACGCCTCGGCCGCGGTCCGGTCGGGCAGACTATGTGGCGCATGCTCCGGCGCGGCAACATCACCGCGGCGGACGCGCCGGCGCGGGTGCAAGCCGACTTCGGCCACGCCGCGCGCGATCTGCCGCAAGTGCTCGCCGCCACGCCGAGCCAGGTCCAGGACCGTTGGCAGGCGCAGCTGTATTTCCTCGCGCCGACCTTGCGCCTGGCGATCGTCGCGTTGTGGTTGATCTCGGCGCTGGCTGGATGGCTCACGCCCGCGGCGACGATCGAGGCGATGACCGCCGGTTCGCCGATGCAGGCGTTGCAACCGGTATTGCTGGCGCGCGCGACCGCGGCGCTCGATGCCGTGCTCGCCGCGGGCCTGTTGATCGGCTGGCGGCCGCGCTGGATGCTCGGCCTGATGGGCATCAGCGTGCTGGCCTACACCGTGGTGTTCGGCGCCTTGCTGCCGATGCAGTGGCTCGACCCGCTGGGCGGGCTGGCCAAGAATCTGGTGGTGCTGCCGGCGCTCGCGGTGGCCTGGGTGCTGGCGGACAGGAGATGA
- the hslU gene encoding ATP-dependent protease ATPase subunit HslU, whose amino-acid sequence MKPDNTHATMTPREIVQELDRHIVGQHAAKRAVAIALRNRWRRMQLDDDLRNEVMPKNILMIGPTGVGKTEIARRLATLANAPFVKVEATRFTEVGYVGKDVEQIVRDLADTAVKLYREQAKSRVRTQAEDRAEDRILDALLPKRVPGGFGFGAETPAADHSAPDSDTRSKLRKQLRSGELDEREIEIETSLNVGVDIMAPPGMEEMGQQLRQMFSQVSGGKSQKKHLTIKAARPQLIEEEAGKLVNEDDIRQAAIEACEQHGIVFIDEIDKVAKRGESGMSGGDVSREGVQRDLLPLVEGSTVSTKYGAVKTDHILFIASGAFHLAKPSDLIPELQGRFPIRVELTALTKDDFVRILTEPKAALTTQYVELLKTEGVNLQFTADAVDRLAEIAAQVNERQENIGARRLHTVLERLLDTLSYEAPDRDGQAVTIDRAYVDEHLGELVQDPDLSRYIL is encoded by the coding sequence ATGAAACCCGACAACACCCACGCCACCATGACCCCGCGCGAAATCGTGCAGGAACTCGATCGCCACATCGTCGGCCAGCACGCGGCCAAGCGCGCGGTCGCGATCGCGCTGCGCAACCGTTGGCGGCGCATGCAGCTCGATGACGATCTGCGCAACGAAGTCATGCCCAAGAACATCCTGATGATCGGTCCGACCGGCGTCGGCAAGACCGAGATCGCGCGCCGCCTGGCGACGCTCGCCAACGCGCCGTTCGTCAAGGTCGAGGCCACGCGCTTCACCGAGGTCGGCTACGTCGGCAAGGACGTCGAACAGATCGTGCGCGATCTGGCCGACACCGCGGTCAAGCTGTATCGCGAGCAGGCCAAGAGCCGCGTGCGCACCCAGGCCGAAGACCGCGCCGAGGACCGCATCCTCGATGCGCTGCTGCCCAAGCGCGTGCCCGGCGGTTTCGGCTTCGGCGCGGAAACCCCGGCCGCCGATCACAGCGCACCCGACAGCGACACCCGCAGCAAGTTGCGCAAGCAATTGCGCAGCGGCGAGCTGGACGAACGCGAGATCGAGATCGAAACCTCGCTCAACGTCGGCGTCGACATCATGGCGCCGCCCGGCATGGAGGAAATGGGCCAGCAGCTGCGGCAGATGTTCTCGCAGGTGTCCGGCGGCAAGAGCCAGAAGAAGCACCTCACGATCAAGGCCGCGCGTCCGCAGCTGATCGAGGAGGAGGCCGGCAAGCTGGTCAACGAAGACGACATCCGCCAGGCCGCGATCGAAGCCTGCGAGCAGCACGGCATCGTGTTCATCGACGAGATCGACAAGGTCGCCAAGCGCGGCGAATCGGGGATGAGCGGCGGCGATGTCAGCCGCGAAGGCGTGCAGCGCGACCTGCTGCCGCTGGTCGAAGGCTCGACCGTGAGCACCAAGTACGGCGCGGTCAAGACCGACCACATCCTGTTCATCGCATCGGGCGCGTTCCATCTGGCCAAGCCCAGCGACCTGATCCCCGAGTTGCAGGGCCGCTTCCCGATCCGGGTCGAGCTGACCGCGCTGACCAAGGACGATTTCGTCCGCATCCTGACCGAGCCCAAGGCCGCGCTGACCACCCAGTACGTCGAACTGCTCAAGACCGAAGGCGTGAACCTGCAGTTCACGGCCGATGCGGTGGATCGTCTGGCCGAGATCGCCGCGCAGGTCAACGAACGTCAGGAAAATATCGGCGCGCGTCGTCTGCATACGGTGCTCGAGCGGTTGCTCGATACCTTGAGCTATGAGGCGCCCGATCGCGACGGACAGGCGGTGACGATCGATCGCGCCTACGTCGATGAACATCTGGGCGAGTTGGTGCAGGACCCGGATTTGAGTCGTTACATCCTGTAA
- the hslV gene encoding ATP-dependent protease subunit HslV, whose protein sequence is MDPSQNPNVFHATTIVSVRRDGRVAVAGDGQVTLGHTVMKSNARKVRRLGRDGQVLAGFAGAAADAFTLFELFEAKLEKHGQLTRAAVELAKDWRTERRLGKLEALLAVADRETSLIISGTGDVIEPEDGIIAIGSGGMYALSAARALMAHTQLDARTIATESIGIAGDVCIYTNRNVVVEEL, encoded by the coding sequence ATGGACCCGAGTCAGAATCCCAACGTGTTTCACGCCACCACGATCGTCTCGGTACGCCGCGACGGTCGCGTCGCCGTGGCCGGCGACGGCCAGGTGACGCTCGGTCACACCGTCATGAAGTCGAACGCGCGCAAGGTGCGTCGCCTGGGCCGCGACGGCCAGGTATTGGCCGGTTTCGCCGGCGCCGCCGCCGACGCGTTCACCTTGTTCGAATTGTTCGAAGCCAAGCTGGAAAAACACGGCCAGCTGACCCGCGCCGCGGTCGAACTGGCCAAGGACTGGCGCACCGAACGCCGCCTTGGAAAACTCGAAGCGCTGCTCGCGGTGGCCGACAGGGAAACCTCCTTGATCATCAGCGGCACGGGCGATGTGATCGAGCCCGAAGACGGCATCATCGCGATCGGTTCGGGCGGCATGTACGCGTTGTCCGCCGCGCGCGCACTGATGGCCCACACCCAGCTCGACGCGCGCACCATCGCCACCGAGTCGATCGGCATCGCGGGCGACGTGTGCATCTATACGAATCGCAATGTGGTGGTTGAGGAGCTTTGA
- the xerC gene encoding tyrosine recombinase XerC: protein MNAVETFLDHLRVERRMSAHTLDAYQRDLAALWLWAEESGRGEVMALQAEDLRAFIAAERRRGLTPKSLQRRLSACRSFYLWQVKQGHLAASPAAAIRAPKAPRKLPQVLDPDEAKVLVEVPTDVPLGLRDRAVLELFYSSGVRLSELCALRWRDLDLDDGLVTVLGKGSKQRIVPLGSHARAALREWRASTGAGNDAQVFPGRGGGPITPRAVQLRIRQLAQRQGLFKRVHPHLLRHSFASHILESSGDLRGVQELLGHADIATTQIYTHLDFQHLAKVYDAAHPRAKRKKGTGDSE, encoded by the coding sequence ATGAACGCCGTCGAAACATTTCTCGACCATCTGCGCGTGGAACGGCGCATGTCCGCGCATACGCTCGATGCGTACCAGCGCGATCTCGCCGCGCTGTGGCTGTGGGCCGAAGAAAGCGGACGCGGCGAGGTGATGGCGCTGCAGGCCGAAGACCTGCGCGCGTTCATCGCTGCCGAACGCCGGCGCGGACTCACGCCCAAGAGCCTGCAGCGGCGCTTGTCGGCGTGTCGCAGTTTCTATCTGTGGCAGGTCAAGCAAGGTCATCTGGCCGCCAGCCCGGCCGCGGCGATCCGCGCGCCGAAGGCGCCGCGCAAACTGCCGCAGGTGCTCGATCCCGACGAAGCCAAGGTGCTGGTCGAAGTGCCGACCGACGTGCCGCTGGGCCTGCGCGACCGCGCCGTGCTGGAGCTGTTCTATTCCTCCGGCGTGCGCCTGAGCGAACTGTGCGCGCTGCGTTGGCGCGACCTCGACCTCGACGACGGCCTGGTCACCGTGCTCGGCAAGGGCAGCAAGCAGCGCATCGTGCCGCTGGGCTCGCACGCGCGCGCCGCCTTGCGCGAGTGGCGCGCATCGACCGGCGCCGGCAACGACGCGCAAGTGTTTCCCGGTCGCGGCGGCGGCCCGATCACGCCGCGCGCGGTGCAGTTGCGCATCCGCCAACTCGCCCAGCGGCAGGGCTTGTTCAAGCGCGTACATCCGCATCTGCTGCGGCATTCCTTCGCCAGCCACATCCTGGAATCCTCCGGCGATCTGCGCGGCGTGCAGGAACTGCTCGGCCACGCCGACATCGCCACCACCCAGATCTATACGCATCTGGATTTCCAGCATCTGGCCAAGGTGTACGACGCGGCGCATCCGCGGGCCAAACGCAAGAAAGGTACCGGCGACAGCGAGTAA
- a CDS encoding DUF484 family protein has translation MSDRFGDKPADQLGAHEIANWLRRHPRFLQQFPDLSLSLVVPREEGSAASLASYQLEVLRDKNRELSRRLHELFANAQDNERLAVRTHQLTLALMRQDNAADTLRAMAASLAEDFNGDLVRLIAFKPYDGLSDNEWLQIIEESDPRLQPFRDALSDGEPLCGRLQPEKHAVLYGERAADVQSTALLPLPGSGLIAVGSRDPNRFFPGMGTLFLRMMGESLAVALRRYD, from the coding sequence ATGAGCGACAGATTCGGCGACAAGCCGGCCGACCAGCTCGGCGCGCACGAAATCGCCAACTGGCTGCGCCGCCATCCGCGCTTCCTGCAGCAGTTTCCCGACCTGTCGCTGAGCCTGGTGGTGCCGCGCGAGGAAGGCTCGGCCGCGTCGCTGGCGAGCTATCAGCTCGAAGTGCTGCGCGACAAGAACCGCGAACTCTCGCGCCGCCTGCACGAACTGTTCGCCAACGCCCAGGACAACGAACGCCTGGCCGTGCGCACCCATCAATTGACCCTCGCGCTGATGCGCCAGGACAACGCCGCCGACACCCTGCGCGCGATGGCCGCGAGCCTGGCCGAGGATTTCAACGGCGATCTGGTCCGGCTGATCGCGTTCAAGCCCTATGACGGCTTGAGCGACAACGAGTGGCTGCAGATCATCGAAGAATCCGATCCGCGCCTGCAGCCGTTCCGCGACGCGCTGAGCGACGGCGAGCCGCTGTGCGGTCGCCTGCAGCCGGAAAAGCACGCGGTGCTGTACGGCGAGCGCGCCGCCGACGTGCAGTCCACCGCCTTGCTGCCGTTGCCGGGCAGCGGCCTGATCGCGGTCGGCAGCCGCGACCCGAACCGTTTCTTCCCCGGCATGGGCACGCTGTTCCTGCGCATGATGGGCGAATCGCTGGCGGTGGCCTTGCGCCGTTACGACTGA
- the dapF gene encoding diaminopimelate epimerase, whose amino-acid sequence MAESTTAASAPSRPGAIGFSKMHGAGNDFVVLDLRGGLAPPDADSCRRLADRHFGVGCDQILTIEDPLSDGSVASYRIWNADGSTSQQCGNGARCIAAWLVRDGAAARGAEADGGFFVDSPAGRHAVQPLGGDAYRIGMGRPEFEPALIPLLGYPARQDQYVLDIHDTVFGFGAVSMGNPHAVIEVDDVDAAPVEGIGPLLQSSAAFPESANVGFAQVIAPDRIKLRVYERGSGETLACGSGACAAAAVLMQRGRIGRDVRVQLPGGELRIVWPDPESALSMSGPTAFVFEGEWNR is encoded by the coding sequence ATGGCCGAGTCGACCACCGCCGCGTCCGCGCCGTCGCGCCCGGGCGCCATCGGTTTCAGCAAGATGCACGGCGCCGGCAACGACTTCGTGGTGCTGGACCTGCGCGGCGGCCTCGCGCCGCCTGATGCCGACAGCTGCCGCCGCCTCGCCGACCGCCATTTCGGGGTCGGCTGCGACCAGATCCTGACCATCGAAGACCCGCTCAGCGACGGTTCCGTCGCCTCGTACCGGATCTGGAACGCCGACGGCTCGACTTCGCAGCAATGCGGCAACGGCGCGCGCTGCATCGCCGCGTGGCTGGTGCGCGACGGCGCGGCCGCGCGCGGCGCCGAGGCCGACGGCGGCTTCTTCGTCGACAGCCCGGCCGGTCGCCACGCGGTGCAACCCTTGGGCGGCGACGCCTACCGCATCGGCATGGGCCGGCCCGAGTTCGAACCCGCGCTGATTCCGCTGCTCGGTTACCCCGCGCGCCAGGATCAATACGTGCTCGACATCCACGACACCGTGTTCGGTTTCGGCGCGGTGTCGATGGGCAATCCGCATGCGGTGATCGAAGTCGACGACGTCGACGCCGCGCCGGTCGAAGGCATCGGCCCGCTGCTGCAATCGAGCGCGGCGTTTCCCGAATCGGCCAACGTCGGTTTCGCCCAGGTGATCGCGCCGGACCGGATCAAGCTGCGGGTGTACGAGCGCGGCTCCGGCGAAACCCTCGCCTGCGGCAGCGGCGCCTGCGCCGCCGCCGCGGTGCTGATGCAACGCGGCCGCATCGGCCGCGACGTGCGCGTGCAGTTGCCCGGCGGCGAACTGCGCATCGTCTGGCCCGACCCCGAGTCGGCGCTGTCGATGTCCGGCCCGACCGCATTCGTCTTCGAAGGAGAGTGGAACCGATGA
- the lptM gene encoding LPS translocon maturation chaperone LptM: MNARHATPLVLTALTLALAACGNKGPLVLPTQPAPQEAPPAKPGEVPVTISKANDPPVATAPVPKSLPTPPLDSVLTPPTTQDGKGSKDAKDKDGKTQDGDGSDATKPAEPTPAGG; this comes from the coding sequence ATGAATGCACGCCACGCCACGCCCCTCGTTCTGACCGCGTTGACCCTCGCCCTGGCCGCCTGCGGCAACAAGGGCCCGTTGGTCCTGCCGACCCAGCCCGCGCCGCAGGAAGCGCCGCCGGCCAAGCCCGGCGAAGTGCCGGTGACCATTTCCAAGGCCAACGACCCGCCGGTCGCGACCGCGCCGGTGCCCAAGTCGCTGCCCACGCCGCCGCTGGACAGCGTGCTGACCCCGCCGACCACCCAGGACGGCAAGGGCAGCAAGGACGCCAAGGACAAGGACGGCAAGACCCAGGACGGCGACGGTTCCGACGCGACCAAGCCGGCCGAGCCGACGCCCGCCGGCGGCTGA
- a CDS encoding tautomerase family protein, with protein sequence MPFANYKFPEGILDHARKEEIIHRTTAMFVEYFGEGVRPYSMVLVEEVADGGWGRADETLTLEKMGMAPKAG encoded by the coding sequence ATGCCGTTCGCAAACTACAAATTCCCCGAAGGCATTCTCGATCACGCCCGCAAGGAGGAGATCATCCACCGCACCACCGCGATGTTCGTCGAATATTTCGGCGAGGGCGTGCGTCCGTATTCGATGGTGCTGGTCGAGGAAGTCGCCGACGGCGGCTGGGGCCGGGCCGACGAGACGTTGACCCTGGAGAAGATGGGGATGGCGCCTAAGGCGGGCTAG
- a CDS encoding YbaN family protein, with translation MRWAWWLLAYASLGLGIIGIVVPGLPTVPFVLLSAFAAARGSERLHARLLAHRQFGPMIRDWQAHGAVRRRAKWLAVSMMSACAVIMFLTSPKLWMAMTGTSIMTVVAIWLWRRPEPPDDRGAR, from the coding sequence TTGCGCTGGGCCTGGTGGCTGCTGGCCTATGCCAGCCTGGGCCTGGGCATCATCGGCATCGTCGTGCCCGGCCTGCCGACCGTGCCGTTCGTGCTGCTGTCGGCGTTCGCCGCCGCGCGCGGCTCCGAGCGCCTGCACGCGCGGCTGCTCGCGCACCGCCAGTTCGGCCCGATGATCCGCGACTGGCAGGCGCACGGCGCGGTCCGCCGGCGGGCCAAGTGGCTGGCGGTGTCGATGATGTCGGCCTGCGCGGTGATCATGTTCCTGACCTCGCCCAAGCTGTGGATGGCGATGACCGGCACCTCGATCATGACCGTGGTGGCGATCTGGCTGTGGCGTCGGCCGGAGCCGCCGGACGATCGCGGCGCGCGTTGA